One window of Hypanus sabinus isolate sHypSab1 chromosome 10, sHypSab1.hap1, whole genome shotgun sequence genomic DNA carries:
- the LOC132401286 gene encoding probable G-protein coupled receptor 139 → MAAADLLVVISDPLLRMTASIYFPRSFLSVTPVCRLGLWFAVVSTATSVWLTVAFTVDRFVAICCEKLKTKYCTERMAAVVIGIVTVLVCLESVPCGFVYGPGEIADGVPWDCVYTTSYKNSPAWLMFAIFHRILTPCIPFFLILLFNILTIRRILAASRARSGLRGQKSGENDRDREMENRRKSVVLLFSVTGSFVLLWGTYVVFFICRRISMSFVDSITAPRYVTQHTSEMLQILSSCTNTCIYALTQSKFREELKIAVKYPLNRILKRMKRQ, encoded by the coding sequence atggcagcggccgatctcctggtcgttatctccgatCCGCTGCTGAGGATGACTGCTTCgatttattttccccgatcattcctgtccgtcactcctgtgtgcagactcGGTCTATGGTTTGCTGTTGTGAGCACTGCGACCTCAGTCTGGCTGAcggtcgctttcaccgtcgatcggtttgtggctatttgctgtgagaagctgaaaacaaaatattgcaccgagagaatggcggctgtggttatcgggataGTGACTGTGCTGGTTTGTCTGGAGAGTGTCCCCTGTGGCTTTGTATACGGGCCTGGAGAAATAGCTGATGGTGTTCCCTGGGATTGTGTTTATACAACGAGCTACAAAAACTCCCCCGCATGGTTGATGTTTGCAATATTTCatcgcattttaaccccttgtatcccattctttctgattttgctgttcaatattctgaccatcaggcggattctagcggccagtcgagcccgcagcgggctccggggacaaaagagtggagagaatgacaggGACCgagagatggagaaccgacgcaaatccgtcgttttgctcttcagcgtAACGGGTAGTTTCGTATTGTTGTGGGGAACATACGTGGTATTTTTTATCTGTAGACGTATTTCAATGAGTTTTGTTGATTCTATCACGGCTCCCCGTTATGTCACACAACACACGTCAGAAATGCTGCaaattctcagttcctgcaccaacacgtgtatttacgccctgacccagagcaaattccgagaggaactaaaAATTGCCGTGAAATACCCACTGAATCGGATTTTGAAACGCATGAAACGTCAGTAA